The genomic segment ATATCGACGAGCGCCAGACGCTTGTCGAAGAAAACCGACGACGTGTAGCGTTTGACGAGCTCCGACATCGGCTCCGAGAAGCGAGCCGACCAGGCTTCGCCTTTTTTGTGCAGTTGGGACGTCATGGTGTTGGGCAGTTGAGCAGTGAGGAGGCTGGCGGCGCGAATGCACGTCATATGCCGTGCAAGGATGCCGCCGAAGCGAGGAAAGACAGGGATTTTAACACTGGCCGGAGGGCTTAAAGCCGCCGCCGGCCACGTGGCCGCCTGCGTTGTTATTCGCGCACCAGCACCACCAGCTTCAGGTCTTCGCGATGCGCGGGCTTGAACGTGATCTGATCGTAGACAAGGCGGCCATCGCGCGGATGGTTGAACTCGCGCCGTCCGCCTTCGCGGCCGCCGACATCCTGCGACGCCCAGAAGCGCGTGAACGCGTCGCTGGCGGCGGTCAGCGAGTCGATCAGCGCGCGCGTGGGCGCGTCGGTCAGATGACGGATCGAATCGGCGCGGAATTCGGCGGCGAGCCGCCGCGCGCGGATTTCCCAGTCGACGATCAACTCGCGCGCGGCCGGTTCGGTGAACGTGTAGCGCAGCAGGTTGCGGTCGTGCGTGCCGTCGAGCCAGCCGACGAACAGGTCGGCCGCGCGCTCGTTCCACGCCAGCGCATTCCACTGCCGATCGAGCACGTAGGCAGGCGCGTTCACCAGTTGCACGGTTTCGAGCAGCGTGGCGGGGGCGTCGGCGGCGGTCGGGTCCGGCTCGGCGGGGTCGCGCTGGGCGGCCAGTTCGAACAGATAGGCTCGCTCGGCGCGCGACAGTTGCAGCGCGACGGCAATTCTTGCGAGCGCGTCGGCGGATGCGGAGACCGGGCGGCCTTGCTCGATCCACGTGTACCAGGTCGGGCTCACGCCGCAAAGCTGCGCGACTTCCTCGCGCCGCAAGCCCGGCGTGCGGCGGCGCGGACCGGGCGGCAGGCCGACCGCTTGCGGCGACAGCCGTTCGCGATGCGCGCGGATAAAGTCGCCGAGCGCGCGGGCGGGCGTGGCATCGAGCGGCGGTGGATGGTCGCTGGAAGAATCGGCGGGAGACTGCGTGGTCATGCTGTTTTAGTGGTGGCGCACTTAGGGGGTAATAGAGATACCAGAATAATTGCTTAACTTGTACTGGTACCCGGCGACCTCTATTGTAGCGGCTGGAACGGCAAAAAAGCCTTCCAGCGTGACTTGCGCAGCTAACTGCGCCCAAAATCGCCCATCTAACCGGAGCCTCCCCATGAAGCATCACGATCAGGTTGCCGACGCCTTCGGCTCGACCGCCGCTGCCTATTTGACGAGTCAGACCCACGCCACCGGCGCCGATCTGCGGACGCTGGCCGAATCGATCGCCGCGACGCCGGGGGCGACGGTGCTCGACATGGGTTGCGGCGCGGGGCACGCGAGTTTCGCGGTTGCGCCGCACGCCAAAGAGGTCGTCGCGTACGACATCGCGCCGCAAATGCTGGCGACCGTCGAAGGCGCGGCGAAGGATCGCGGCCTTGCCAATATCCGCACGCAGCAGGGCGCGGCCGAAACGCTGCCGTTCGACGATGATTCGTTCGACTGGGTCATCAGCCGGATGAGCGCGCATCACTGGCACGACGTGCCGCTC from the Paraburkholderia fungorum genome contains:
- a CDS encoding class I SAM-dependent methyltransferase gives rise to the protein MKHHDQVADAFGSTAAAYLTSQTHATGADLRTLAESIAATPGATVLDMGCGAGHASFAVAPHAKEVVAYDIAPQMLATVEGAAKDRGLANIRTQQGAAETLPFDDDSFDWVISRMSAHHWHDVPLALAEVRRVLKPGGKVLFVDIAGIDHPLLDTHIQAIEVLRDGSHIRDYRADEWVALFEAAGFNASIRERWRIDIEFSSWVARMRTPEPRVVAIRSLWSSAPDEVREYFDVQEDGSFKLDALMVEAH
- a CDS encoding helix-turn-helix transcriptional regulator, with amino-acid sequence MTTQSPADSSSDHPPPLDATPARALGDFIRAHRERLSPQAVGLPPGPRRRTPGLRREEVAQLCGVSPTWYTWIEQGRPVSASADALARIAVALQLSRAERAYLFELAAQRDPAEPDPTAADAPATLLETVQLVNAPAYVLDRQWNALAWNERAADLFVGWLDGTHDRNLLRYTFTEPAARELIVDWEIRARRLAAEFRADSIRHLTDAPTRALIDSLTAASDAFTRFWASQDVGGREGGRREFNHPRDGRLVYDQITFKPAHREDLKLVVLVRE